The following are from one region of the Gossypium hirsutum isolate 1008001.06 chromosome D03, Gossypium_hirsutum_v2.1, whole genome shotgun sequence genome:
- the LOC107927044 gene encoding probable N-acetyltransferase HLS1-like: MGYGELNIRSYNPQKDRARVEDLERRCEVGPAERGFLFTDTLGDPICRIRNSPIYNMIVAELNNQLVGVIQGSIKLVTIHKPPKNLARVGYILGLRVAPLFRRRGIGSSLVVRLEEWFIASGVDYAYMATEKDNDASFKLFVEKLGYVKFRTPAILVNPVNCPMYRISSKYEFEKLKVEEAESLYRKFMSSMEFFPSDIGKILRNKLSLGTWVAYPRGESWGEILPSSWAMVSVWKSGEVFKLRLGNAPTSCLMYTKSSQLMGNLVPCFKWRGIPDFMHPFGFYFIYGVYREGPMSGKLVRTLCRLVHNMAAKCSDCKAVVTEVGGSDTLRRHIPHWRLLSCPEDLWCIKGLKNEERESFYELIKIPTTRTLFVDPREV, translated from the exons ATGGGATATGGGGAGCTAAACATACGAAGCTATAACCCCCAAAAGGATAGAGCTCGAGTTGAAGATCTCGAAAGAAGATGCGAGGTAGGTCCAGCTGAGAGAGGATTTCTCTTCACCGACACGTTGGGTGACCCCATTTGCCGAATCCGAAACAGCCCGATTTACAACATGATC GTAGCCGAGCTGAATAACCAGCTGGTTGGTGTCATCCAGGGATCTATAAAGCTCGTGACGATTCACAAACCACCCAAGAATCTTGCCAGGGTGGGATACATCTTGGGGTTAAGGGTTGCCCCGCTTTTTCGACGACGAGGGATCGGCTCTAGCCTGGTGGTCAGATTGGAAGAATGGTTCATTGCAAGCGGCGTCGATTATGCTTATATGGCCACGGAGAAAGACAACGATGCGTCCTTCAAGCTTTTCGTGGAGAAGCTCGGTTATGTCAAGTTTCGGACCCCGGCTATTCTCGTAAACCCCGTTAACTGTCCAATGTATCGGATATCGTCCAAGTACGAGTTCGAGAAGCTGAAGGTCGAAGAAGCCGAGTCTTTATACCGTAAATTCATGTCGTCGATGGAATTCTTCCCAAGCGATATCGGCAAGATATTGAGAAACAAGCTGAGCTTAGGGACATGGGTGGCTTATCCGAGAGGTGAATCATGGGGGGAAATTTTACCTAGTAGTTGGGCAATGGTTAGTGTGTGGAAGAGTGGGGAGGTTTTCAAGTTGAGGTTAGGCAATGCACCAACATCATGTTTGATGTACACCAAGAGCTCACAGTTGATGGGGAACCTTGTTCCATGCTTTAAATGGCGAGGCATACCAGATTTTATGCACCCATTTGGGTTCTATTTCATATACGGGGTGTATCGTGAAGGTCCAATGTCGGGCAAGCTGGTGCGGACCCTGTGCCGACTGGTGCATAACATGGCTGCAAAGTGTAGTGATTGTAAGGCTGTTGTGACGGAAGTTGGAGGTAGCGATACATTGAGACGTCACATCCCTCATTGGAGATTATTGTCGTGCCCTGAAGATTTGTGGTGTATAAAAgggttgaaaaatgaagaaagggaAAGCTTCTATGAGTTGATAAAAATCCCAACAACAAGAACTCTTTTTGTTGACCCCAGAGAGGTATGA